Proteins encoded within one genomic window of Candidatus Bathyarchaeota archaeon A05DMB-5:
- a CDS encoding DEAD/DEAH box helicase produces the protein MKSNHANSNVFLSLVKPIRDALAELGFAEPTLPQAKAIPHVLAGENVLLIAPTGSGKTEAVLLPIFSKLIQQEKKRGISIVYITPLRALNRDLLKRLSFWVQRLGLTVEVRHGDTEMKLRRRQAISPPQMLVTTPETLQAILPGARMRQHLSCVRHVVVDEVHELASSKRGVQLSIALERLFDVVGEEFQRVGLSATVGNPEEVAQFIAGAGREVRIVEALPPKGYSYNVESPLPTDADYELAGKLRTSPEAAARIRRVLELVDSHRSTLIFVNSRTNAEMLGHKFGQLGRADIAVHHGSLSKEERVQIEDDFKAGVLKAIICTSTLELGIDIGNVDLVVQYLSPRQVSSLIQRVGRSGHRLDMLSEGVIVTAFPDDTLESTAAVRNAYANRVEPVLIHEGALDVLAHQVVGLLMDKGVLTTKEVLATVRKAYPYRNLKEETLLDVIDFLDSLDELRFDREGKVLRRARKSRRYYFENLSMIPDEKRYPIINVISDRKIGTLGDEFMALRARVGLNFIVRGKVWRIVQIEDETGTVYVVPAEDPFAAIPGWDGEILPVPFELAQETGKLREVIRDALRESDKAEAVAEKLAGKLKVEKTALLDAAREVAEHLKQGAPLPTNNHILVEAFDKYLIVHASFGEIVNRTLGSIFDSVLSDKELIVGWWNDGYRILVEMPRSLAQRDVEKMPALLFGLSDEEVDKAFSDYLEVRFPFSYKMKFVAERFGALPRGKTMGPEQQGQLVGQFKDTPVYDETLREALLEKVNVAKVKEIMHNIKDGNVKVSTVWRSEKPTPLAYRILAMYSDISELMAPEEVLLSNIDKMKKAIEARTAKLLCISCGEWTGEKKIRSLPEKPACEKCGSELLALLYPSQDAKRLREILKKRREDKELAEEELKELRDARRTADLVLSYGKKAIVALEVKGVGPETAFRILGKMHMKEDEFYMDLLKAKIQYLRTREYWEDRQEKQ, from the coding sequence ATGAAAAGTAACCATGCGAACTCAAACGTTTTCCTTTCACTCGTCAAGCCTATCCGAGACGCTTTAGCCGAATTAGGCTTCGCTGAGCCGACGCTTCCGCAGGCAAAGGCAATTCCACATGTTCTGGCTGGAGAAAACGTGCTTTTGATTGCACCTACTGGAAGCGGCAAAACTGAAGCGGTTCTTCTTCCAATCTTTTCTAAGCTGATTCAACAGGAAAAGAAGAGGGGCATATCAATAGTTTACATCACGCCTTTAAGAGCCTTAAACCGTGATTTGCTGAAGCGTTTGTCTTTTTGGGTTCAGAGGTTAGGCCTAACGGTGGAGGTTAGGCATGGCGACACAGAAATGAAACTGCGCAGGAGACAAGCGATTTCGCCGCCTCAGATGCTTGTGACTACGCCGGAGACTTTGCAGGCGATTCTTCCGGGCGCGCGCATGAGGCAGCACTTGAGTTGTGTTAGGCATGTTGTTGTTGATGAGGTGCATGAGTTAGCGTCGAGTAAGCGTGGCGTTCAGCTTTCAATAGCTTTGGAGCGCCTCTTTGATGTTGTTGGCGAAGAGTTTCAGCGGGTTGGTTTGTCGGCTACTGTTGGAAACCCAGAAGAGGTTGCGCAGTTTATTGCTGGAGCTGGTCGAGAGGTTCGAATTGTTGAGGCGTTGCCGCCTAAAGGTTACAGTTATAACGTGGAGAGTCCGTTGCCGACTGATGCGGATTACGAGTTGGCTGGTAAACTTCGGACTTCGCCTGAGGCGGCGGCGAGAATAAGGCGAGTGTTAGAGCTTGTTGATAGTCACAGGTCAACATTAATTTTTGTGAATAGTCGGACAAATGCGGAGATGCTTGGTCACAAGTTTGGTCAGCTTGGACGAGCGGACATTGCGGTTCATCATGGTTCTTTGTCGAAGGAAGAGCGCGTGCAGATTGAGGATGATTTTAAGGCGGGGGTTTTGAAGGCGATTATTTGCACGAGCACGTTGGAGCTTGGCATAGACATAGGCAATGTGGATTTGGTTGTTCAGTATCTTTCGCCGAGGCAAGTGAGCAGCCTAATTCAACGCGTTGGGCGTAGTGGGCATAGACTTGACATGCTTTCTGAAGGCGTCATTGTCACGGCTTTTCCAGACGACACTTTGGAATCGACAGCGGCTGTAAGAAACGCTTATGCGAATAGGGTTGAGCCGGTTTTGATTCATGAAGGCGCTTTGGATGTTTTGGCGCATCAAGTGGTCGGGTTGCTTATGGATAAGGGAGTTTTGACAACGAAAGAGGTGTTGGCTACCGTGCGCAAGGCTTATCCTTATCGCAATCTTAAGGAAGAAACACTTTTGGACGTGATAGACTTTTTAGACAGCCTTGACGAATTAAGGTTTGACAGAGAAGGAAAAGTTTTGAGAAGAGCCCGAAAGAGTAGGCGTTATTACTTTGAGAATTTGTCTATGATTCCAGACGAGAAACGCTATCCCATTATAAACGTGATTTCTGACCGAAAGATTGGCACTTTGGGCGACGAGTTCATGGCACTAAGAGCTCGCGTAGGCTTGAATTTTATTGTTAGAGGAAAGGTTTGGCGTATAGTGCAGATAGAGGATGAGACTGGCACGGTTTACGTTGTTCCTGCCGAAGACCCGTTTGCTGCGATTCCTGGTTGGGATGGGGAGATTTTGCCTGTGCCTTTTGAGTTGGCTCAGGAAACTGGCAAACTGCGTGAAGTGATTAGGGATGCGTTGCGAGAAAGTGATAAGGCAGAGGCTGTAGCGGAGAAGCTTGCTGGTAAGCTTAAAGTGGAAAAGACGGCTTTGTTGGATGCTGCTAGAGAGGTTGCGGAGCATCTGAAGCAAGGCGCGCCATTACCAACGAATAATCACATTCTTGTTGAAGCCTTCGACAAGTATCTGATAGTCCATGCAAGTTTCGGCGAAATTGTAAACCGCACTTTAGGCAGCATTTTCGACTCAGTGCTTTCGGATAAGGAATTGATTGTTGGCTGGTGGAACGATGGATATAGGATACTTGTTGAAATGCCGAGGAGTTTGGCGCAGCGGGACGTTGAGAAGATGCCCGCATTATTGTTTGGTTTGTCAGATGAAGAAGTGGATAAGGCTTTTAGTGACTATTTGGAAGTGCGGTTTCCGTTTTCTTACAAGATGAAGTTTGTTGCTGAAAGGTTTGGAGCTTTGCCTCGTGGGAAAACGATGGGTCCTGAACAGCAGGGTCAGCTTGTTGGTCAGTTTAAGGACACGCCGGTTTATGATGAGACTTTGCGTGAGGCGTTGTTGGAGAAGGTGAATGTGGCGAAAGTTAAAGAGATAATGCATAACATTAAGGATGGGAATGTGAAAGTTAGCACTGTTTGGCGTTCTGAAAAGCCCACACCACTAGCCTATCGCATACTCGCCATGTATTCTGACATTTCGGAGCTGATGGCTCCAGAAGAGGTTTTGCTAAGCAATATTGACAAGATGAAAAAGGCAATAGAGGCGAGAACTGCAAAGTTGCTTTGCATATCGTGTGGAGAATGGACGGGCGAGAAGAAGATTAGGAGTTTGCCAGAAAAACCAGCATGCGAAAAATGTGGTTCGGAACTTTTGGCGTTGCTTTATCCGAGTCAAGATGCGAAGCGTTTGCGTGAAATTTTGAAGAAAAGACGTGAAGACAAGGAATTAGCAGAAGAGGAACTTAAAGAGTTGAGGGATGCGAGGCGCACGGCAGATTTAGTGCTAAGTTATGGCAAGAAAGCGATAGTAGCTTTGGAAGTTAAAGGTGTTGGACCAGAAACAGCGTTTAGGATACTGGGAAAGATGCACATGAAAGAAGACGAATTCTACATGGACCTACTAAAAGCAAAGATTCAGTATTTACGAACGAGAGAATACTGGGAAGATAGACAAGAAAAGCAGTAA
- a CDS encoding inorganic diphosphatase — protein MNVWKDIPSGDKPPKLLNMVVEVIGGSRDKYEYNIKWEQFVLDRIIPSSVVFPVEYGFVPQTWFDDGDPLDIMALSYEPLEVGCIVRVRVIGALIIEDENGIDPKLLSVLVNDARFDGYNDISDVHPHKLREIQEFFETYKRLEPHKWVKFKEWKNAEETTKIVNYAIKRFKEINVT, from the coding sequence ATGAACGTTTGGAAAGATATTCCTTCAGGCGATAAACCGCCAAAACTGCTAAACATGGTGGTTGAAGTTATCGGTGGTTCAAGAGACAAATACGAATATAACATTAAATGGGAACAGTTTGTTTTAGACCGCATAATACCCTCATCTGTAGTCTTTCCAGTGGAGTATGGGTTTGTTCCACAAACGTGGTTTGATGATGGAGACCCGCTGGACATAATGGCGTTAAGTTACGAGCCACTTGAAGTTGGATGCATAGTTAGAGTGAGAGTCATAGGAGCATTAATAATTGAAGATGAAAACGGCATAGACCCAAAGTTATTGTCTGTGCTTGTTAACGATGCAAGATTCGATGGATATAATGACATCAGTGATGTGCATCCACATAAACTTAGAGAAATTCAGGAATTCTTTGAAACCTACAAGCGACTAGAACCGCATAAGTGGGTGAAGTTTAAGGAATGGAAAAACGCTGAGGAAACCACGAAAATTGTGAACTATGCTATTAAACGATTTAAAGAAATTAACGTAACTTAA
- a CDS encoding hydrogenase iron-sulfur subunit, translated as MAEKKVEFEEPRIGVFICHCGLNIAGVIDIKELVEYAKTLPNVVYVKDNRYTCADPGQEEIRKGIREHKLNRVVVAACSPRMHEPTFRRTVSDVGLNPFLFEMANIREFSSWCHPSTPKEATEKAKDLIRMAVAKARLLYPLQTIEVPVTNKALVIGGGISGMNAALDLAEMGFKVYLLEKGESIGGHMAQLDKTFPTLDCSICIEGPKMVDVGRHPNIEIIAFADLLSVSGYIGNFKVKIRKNPRYVIAANCTGCGECKEACPIEYPNEWDMNLGVRKAISVPFDQAVPLVYTINKDYCIECYKCVDACGARQAINFEQKPEEIELEVGAIVVATGYDIYLPYDMPLYGYGKYPNVITSLEFERLILAAGPTGGKVVRASDGQKPHSVAFIQCVGSRDKNKYPYCSNFCCMYTLKHVVQLKEKYKQDVEVYVFYMDMRSNFKGYEEFYDRARELGVNFIRGRVSRILEVPETKNLLIHAEDMTLGEPIEVEAEMVVLATAAIPKKGTDEIARILNLTRGADGFFMESHPKLKPIDAPTDGIFLAGACQGLKDIPYSVSQGSGAASRAATVLSKPKWKIEPIVSVVDPSRCRNVNTKCGICAERCPYGSIKVEEKKPAEVITAMCHGCGTCVAECPADAITQMHFTDAQILAQIRAALEREPEDKILAILCNWCSYAGADLAGTSRFEYPPVIRPIRVMCSGRVDRDFVLEAFRLGAGMVLIGACHLPYDCHYISGNWKMKARMDALAPMLQKLGLSPERFRVEYVSAAEGVKFAEVVREMAAQMQALGREKIKVENAKLRPVLENMLKRKEKK; from the coding sequence ATGGCTGAAAAGAAGGTTGAGTTTGAGGAGCCGCGAATTGGCGTTTTCATTTGTCACTGTGGTTTAAACATAGCTGGCGTAATAGACATAAAAGAACTCGTTGAATATGCTAAGACGTTGCCAAACGTTGTTTACGTTAAAGACAACCGCTACACATGCGCAGACCCTGGACAAGAGGAGATTAGGAAGGGAATTAGGGAGCATAAGCTGAATCGTGTTGTTGTTGCGGCTTGTTCTCCGCGTATGCATGAGCCTACTTTTCGTAGAACGGTTTCTGATGTTGGTTTGAACCCATTTTTGTTTGAGATGGCGAATATTCGTGAATTTTCGTCTTGGTGTCATCCGAGCACGCCGAAGGAGGCTACGGAGAAGGCTAAAGATTTGATAAGGATGGCTGTTGCGAAGGCAAGATTGCTGTATCCGCTTCAGACGATTGAGGTTCCTGTTACGAATAAGGCTTTGGTTATTGGCGGCGGCATTTCTGGGATGAATGCTGCTTTGGATTTGGCTGAGATGGGTTTTAAGGTATACTTGCTTGAGAAGGGCGAGAGCATTGGTGGTCACATGGCGCAGTTGGATAAGACGTTTCCGACGCTTGACTGTTCTATTTGTATTGAAGGTCCGAAGATGGTTGATGTTGGAAGGCATCCGAATATTGAGATAATTGCTTTTGCTGACTTGTTAAGTGTTAGTGGTTACATTGGCAATTTCAAGGTTAAGATAAGGAAGAATCCGCGTTATGTGATTGCTGCTAACTGCACGGGCTGTGGCGAATGTAAGGAGGCTTGTCCGATTGAGTATCCTAACGAGTGGGACATGAATTTAGGTGTTAGAAAAGCAATTTCTGTGCCCTTTGACCAAGCAGTTCCGCTTGTTTACACGATTAATAAGGATTATTGTATTGAGTGTTACAAGTGTGTTGATGCTTGTGGAGCGCGGCAGGCGATAAATTTTGAGCAGAAACCCGAAGAAATTGAGTTGGAGGTTGGGGCGATTGTTGTTGCGACTGGTTATGATATTTATTTGCCTTATGATATGCCGCTTTATGGTTATGGCAAGTATCCTAACGTGATTACTTCGCTTGAGTTTGAGAGGCTTATTCTTGCTGCTGGTCCTACGGGTGGAAAGGTTGTTCGGGCTTCGGATGGGCAGAAACCGCATAGTGTGGCGTTTATTCAGTGTGTTGGTTCGCGGGATAAGAACAAGTATCCGTATTGTTCTAACTTTTGTTGTATGTATACTTTGAAGCATGTTGTTCAGCTTAAGGAGAAGTATAAGCAAGATGTGGAGGTTTACGTTTTTTACATGGATATGCGTAGCAACTTTAAGGGTTATGAGGAGTTTTATGACCGTGCACGTGAGTTGGGCGTGAACTTTATTCGTGGACGAGTAAGCCGTATTTTGGAAGTTCCTGAGACGAAGAATTTGCTGATTCATGCTGAGGACATGACGCTTGGTGAGCCTATTGAAGTTGAAGCGGAAATGGTTGTTTTGGCAACTGCGGCTATTCCGAAGAAGGGCACGGATGAGATTGCGCGGATTTTGAATTTGACTCGTGGAGCTGATGGCTTTTTCATGGAAAGTCATCCTAAGCTTAAGCCTATTGATGCGCCTACTGATGGGATTTTTTTGGCTGGTGCTTGTCAAGGACTTAAGGATATTCCCTACAGCGTTTCACAAGGCAGCGGTGCGGCTTCGCGTGCTGCGACTGTGCTTTCTAAGCCTAAGTGGAAGATTGAGCCGATAGTTTCTGTTGTTGACCCGAGTAGGTGTAGGAATGTTAATACTAAGTGTGGGATTTGTGCTGAGCGTTGTCCGTATGGTTCGATAAAGGTTGAGGAGAAGAAGCCAGCGGAAGTTATAACTGCCATGTGTCACGGTTGTGGAACGTGTGTTGCTGAGTGTCCTGCTGACGCGATTACGCAGATGCATTTTACTGATGCGCAGATTTTGGCTCAGATTAGGGCTGCTTTGGAGAGGGAGCCTGAAGATAAGATTTTGGCTATTTTATGCAACTGGTGTAGTTATGCGGGTGCGGATTTGGCTGGCACGAGCAGGTTTGAGTATCCGCCTGTGATTAGACCTATTCGTGTTATGTGTTCTGGCAGGGTTGACCGTGATTTTGTTTTGGAGGCGTTTAGGCTTGGTGCTGGTATGGTTTTGATTGGTGCTTGTCACTTGCCTTATGATTGTCACTATATTAGTGGGAATTGGAAGATGAAGGCTAGGATGGATGCTTTGGCGCCTATGTTGCAGAAGCTTGGCTTAAGCCCTGAAAGGTTCCGTGTGGAGTATGTTTCTGCTGCTGAGGGTGTGAAATTTGCTGAGGTTGTTCGTGAGATGGCTGCGCAGATGCAGGCTTTGGGTAGGGAGAAGATTAAAGTGGAGAATGCGAAGTTGCGTCCTGTTTTGGAGAACATGTTGAAGAGGAAAGAGAAGAAATAG
- a CDS encoding MBL fold metallo-hydrolase, giving the protein MIQKIVPLAFDSLGVRSMATFIETDDLKILIDPGAALGPIRYGLPPHFLEWQKLDEAWKRIKRQAKEADVLMVTHYHYDHHDPDAPELYKNKIVFIKHPTENINLSQRERAALFLKAIREKPKKLEVADGKNFRIGKTHITFSKAVCHGTNPRLGYVTEVSIKSGNDKFLYTSDVEGPSLPEQIKFILKEKPDILFIDGPMTYMLGFRYSYKSLEISNNNLVKAINKLSLNTLVLDHHFLRDLNYKLRIKPVYEAAEKRKVKVVTAAEFCGRKIEMLEALRKELYAKYGDKKGKNNNFS; this is encoded by the coding sequence ATGATTCAGAAAATTGTTCCCTTAGCCTTCGACAGTCTAGGCGTTCGTTCAATGGCAACATTCATCGAGACAGACGACTTAAAAATCCTAATCGACCCCGGAGCAGCTTTGGGACCCATCCGTTATGGTTTGCCACCGCATTTTCTGGAATGGCAGAAGCTTGATGAAGCTTGGAAAAGGATAAAGCGCCAAGCGAAAGAAGCTGACGTGTTAATGGTAACACATTACCATTACGACCACCACGACCCAGACGCTCCAGAACTTTACAAGAACAAGATAGTTTTCATAAAACATCCAACAGAGAACATAAACTTAAGTCAAAGGGAAAGAGCAGCTTTATTTCTGAAAGCAATAAGAGAGAAGCCCAAAAAACTTGAGGTTGCTGATGGGAAAAATTTTCGAATAGGAAAAACACACATAACTTTTTCAAAAGCTGTCTGTCACGGAACAAACCCACGTCTTGGATACGTTACTGAAGTTAGCATAAAAAGCGGCAACGACAAATTTCTTTACACGTCTGATGTGGAAGGTCCTTCGCTTCCAGAACAAATTAAATTCATACTGAAAGAAAAGCCAGACATTCTGTTTATTGATGGCCCAATGACTTACATGCTTGGCTTTCGCTACTCATACAAAAGCCTTGAAATCTCCAACAACAACCTTGTTAAAGCCATAAACAAATTAAGCCTTAACACGCTTGTTTTGGACCATCATTTTCTGCGCGATTTAAATTACAAGTTAAGAATAAAGCCAGTTTATGAAGCTGCAGAAAAGCGTAAAGTGAAAGTTGTCACGGCTGCTGAATTTTGTGGAAGAAAAATCGAAATGCTGGAAGCTTTAAGAAAGGAATTGTATGCAAAATATGGCGACAAGAAAGGCAAAAACAATAATTTTTCCTAA
- a CDS encoding class I SAM-dependent methyltransferase, whose amino-acid sequence MSEWDKKREIMHRYDVTAHIYDMRYAEEQKAKFQTAFKNLKMERLGLVLDVGCGTGLLFDSVADRAEIVVGVDLSKKTMLKAKEYAKRFLNVHLVLADADKLPFPEDFFNHVFAFTLLQNMPNPPATLKGIVRVAKAKAVVVVTGLKNVFSRESFEELLRDAGLKVAVLESENLKCHVAVCKKMVD is encoded by the coding sequence ATGAGCGAGTGGGACAAGAAACGCGAGATAATGCATCGTTATGATGTGACAGCGCACATTTATGACATGCGGTATGCTGAAGAGCAAAAGGCTAAGTTTCAAACTGCGTTCAAGAACCTTAAGATGGAAAGACTGGGCTTGGTTTTGGATGTTGGGTGTGGTACGGGGCTTTTGTTTGATTCTGTTGCTGACAGAGCAGAAATCGTTGTTGGCGTGGACCTTTCCAAAAAGACGATGCTCAAGGCGAAGGAATATGCTAAAAGATTTTTGAATGTGCATTTAGTATTGGCTGATGCTGATAAACTACCTTTTCCAGAGGACTTTTTCAATCACGTTTTCGCTTTCACGTTACTTCAAAACATGCCAAATCCACCAGCGACTTTGAAAGGAATTGTAAGAGTTGCAAAAGCAAAGGCGGTAGTTGTGGTTACGGGTTTGAAGAATGTTTTCTCTCGTGAAAGTTTTGAAGAGTTGCTTAGAGATGCTGGCTTGAAGGTTGCTGTTTTAGAAAGTGAAAACTTAAAATGTCATGTTGCAGTTTGCAAAAAAATGGTAGATTAA
- a CDS encoding 4Fe-4S dicluster domain-containing protein: MPLKTIKKSTQEALTLEWVLHVKNYKLNLDKNLCVGCQICALACPKEAIKLEKQPKTQGEKAKRAKVDIDLAKCNFCGICDILCPYGAVKVTLNGQHILSVIEKESFPQLIRDIQVDASKYPTESLKCEEACPLNLVKITWFTPDGKTVENVKKLTKKERKGLQVKIDVDKEHCPCCRICEFKCPEGVMRVKKFIHGKIAIHAEKCPEGCTDCLDVCPITGTLYYSDEDKKVHVDEMFCVYCGACKVVCPVEDALELKRTRIIHTLVRSGAWNKALERLASPIEVTKELKAKGSRKGMESVEKRLGWKGV; encoded by the coding sequence ATGCCTCTAAAAACAATAAAAAAGAGCACACAAGAAGCGTTAACATTAGAATGGGTTCTCCATGTAAAAAATTACAAATTGAATCTTGACAAAAACCTTTGTGTAGGATGTCAAATCTGTGCTTTAGCTTGCCCTAAAGAAGCAATCAAACTTGAGAAACAGCCCAAAACGCAAGGAGAAAAAGCCAAAAGGGCTAAAGTTGACATTGACTTGGCAAAGTGTAATTTTTGCGGAATATGCGACATACTATGCCCATACGGTGCAGTAAAAGTAACTTTGAACGGTCAGCATATTCTTTCAGTGATTGAAAAGGAAAGCTTTCCGCAACTGATTCGTGATATTCAAGTGGATGCAAGCAAATACCCCACAGAGAGTTTAAAGTGTGAAGAGGCATGTCCACTTAATCTGGTTAAGATAACATGGTTCACACCAGATGGAAAAACGGTTGAAAACGTCAAGAAGCTTACAAAGAAAGAAAGGAAGGGCCTTCAAGTTAAAATTGATGTGGACAAGGAGCATTGTCCGTGTTGTAGAATATGCGAGTTCAAATGTCCAGAAGGTGTTATGCGCGTTAAGAAGTTTATTCATGGCAAAATCGCTATTCATGCTGAGAAGTGTCCGGAAGGCTGCACGGACTGTCTTGATGTTTGCCCAATAACTGGGACGCTTTACTATTCTGATGAGGATAAGAAGGTGCATGTGGACGAGATGTTTTGTGTTTATTGTGGTGCATGTAAAGTTGTTTGTCCCGTTGAGGATGCTTTAGAGCTTAAACGAACGAGAATAATTCATACTCTTGTTCGTTCTGGTGCGTGGAATAAGGCTTTGGAAAGGTTGGCTTCGCCGATTGAGGTGACTAAGGAGTTGAAGGCTAAGGGTTCTCGGAAAGGAATGGAATCTGTTGAGAAAAGACTTGGATGGAAGGGTGTGTAG
- a CDS encoding amino acid permease — MSAEETQHRLKASLGLFDATAISVGAIIGAGIFIVTGIAAGLAGSALIVSMLIAAVIALFTALSFAELTAWQPKEGSIYEYTYQLISPFAGFLTGWMWILSNTFAGAAVSLGFAYYLTAITPTLPPNVIAALLCIAFTVLNFLGIRQSALINNILVAAKLLILALFVIVGVAHINNANFAPFTPFNFGVLSGAFYIFFAYGGFARVAVIAEEVKDARRNVPKAILLSLAISTLVYILVGIVAIGLIGAPNLSASKSPLTDAIGMTGNTTAVYTVSTGGLLATASVLLTSILGVSRMAYAMGRRKDLPQALSKLHSKFNTPYYSIWIIGAAMTLLALFINLSRVVAISTFALLFYYTLANVSALKLKTQKRLCPRCIPVLGTITCLALMIFIPLEAWIIGAAGLGVGVVVYLAKKHLTTS, encoded by the coding sequence ATGAGTGCAGAGGAAACTCAACACAGACTTAAAGCTTCTTTGGGTTTGTTTGATGCTACTGCGATTAGTGTTGGTGCGATTATAGGTGCTGGCATTTTTATTGTTACGGGTATTGCGGCTGGTTTGGCTGGTTCAGCCTTAATCGTTTCCATGCTTATAGCTGCAGTAATCGCTCTCTTCACTGCGTTAAGCTTCGCCGAATTGACCGCTTGGCAGCCCAAGGAAGGAAGCATCTACGAATACACTTACCAGCTAATCTCGCCCTTCGCAGGCTTCCTAACAGGCTGGATGTGGATACTATCAAACACGTTTGCAGGCGCCGCGGTCTCCTTAGGCTTCGCATACTACCTAACAGCAATAACGCCAACTCTACCGCCAAACGTGATTGCCGCGCTTCTCTGCATCGCCTTCACAGTGCTCAACTTTCTTGGCATACGCCAATCAGCCCTCATCAACAACATTCTAGTTGCCGCAAAACTACTCATCTTGGCACTCTTCGTAATAGTCGGCGTAGCACACATAAACAATGCAAACTTCGCCCCATTCACACCTTTCAACTTCGGAGTGCTCTCTGGCGCTTTCTACATTTTCTTCGCCTACGGAGGCTTCGCACGCGTCGCCGTAATCGCAGAAGAAGTAAAAGACGCAAGACGCAACGTTCCAAAAGCCATACTATTGTCATTGGCAATCTCCACACTCGTTTACATTCTCGTCGGCATCGTAGCCATCGGACTCATAGGCGCGCCAAACCTCTCTGCCTCAAAATCACCATTAACAGACGCTATAGGCATGACAGGAAACACAACCGCAGTCTACACAGTTTCAACCGGCGGATTACTTGCAACAGCAAGCGTCCTACTCACCTCAATCTTAGGCGTGTCGCGCATGGCATACGCAATGGGCAGAAGAAAAGACCTCCCACAAGCCCTAAGCAAACTCCACTCAAAATTTAACACGCCATACTATTCAATCTGGATAATCGGCGCCGCAATGACGCTACTCGCTTTGTTTATCAACCTCAGCAGAGTCGTAGCCATAAGCACCTTCGCACTACTCTTCTACTACACACTAGCAAACGTGTCCGCACTAAAATTGAAAACGCAGAAAAGACTGTGCCCAAGATGTATTCCTGTTCTAGGCACAATCACATGCCTAGCCTTAATGATTTTCATCCCACTTGAAGCGTGGATAATAGGCGCAGCAGGACTAGGCGTAGGCGTAGTTGTCTACTTAGCGAAAAAACACCTAACCACAAGTTGA
- the nucS gene encoding endonuclease NucS yields MSNNKPLNVLINPNTSEAETVAREAISQRKTLLVIGNCWVNYFGRAKSKLEPGERILIIKEDGSLLVHRSVGYEPVNWQPPGCIFHVQTKNDILEIRAVRQKPRESVNVSFDRINMVSVMSLVDSGEFSLYASEEDMHKAILMKPSLLEEGFKPISYEKKVEPGFVDVYGVDKNGRLVVVEVKRKTAGKEAAIQLAKYIDAIKEKANREIRGILAAPNIAKDVQRLLETLGLEFKPLDPKKCAEILRKSETRKLEAFFAEETKQ; encoded by the coding sequence GTGTCAAACAACAAACCTCTGAACGTTCTAATTAATCCAAACACTTCAGAAGCAGAAACAGTAGCCAGAGAAGCAATCTCTCAACGCAAAACACTTCTAGTTATCGGCAATTGTTGGGTAAATTACTTCGGCAGAGCAAAATCGAAGCTTGAACCGGGCGAACGCATTCTCATAATCAAGGAAGACGGTTCGCTTCTTGTCCACCGCTCAGTAGGCTACGAACCAGTCAATTGGCAACCACCAGGATGCATCTTCCACGTGCAAACTAAAAACGACATTCTAGAAATTCGTGCAGTGAGGCAAAAACCACGCGAATCAGTTAACGTGTCCTTCGACAGGATTAACATGGTCTCAGTTATGAGCCTTGTTGACTCAGGCGAATTCTCTCTTTACGCCAGCGAAGAAGACATGCATAAAGCAATTTTGATGAAGCCTTCACTTTTGGAGGAAGGATTCAAACCCATAAGCTATGAGAAGAAGGTTGAGCCGGGTTTTGTTGACGTTTATGGTGTAGATAAGAATGGAAGACTTGTGGTTGTGGAGGTTAAACGTAAAACTGCTGGTAAGGAAGCGGCAATACAGCTTGCAAAATACATTGATGCAATAAAAGAAAAGGCAAACCGCGAAATACGTGGAATACTTGCGGCGCCAAACATAGCTAAAGACGTTCAGCGACTACTTGAAACTTTAGGGTTAGAGTTTAAACCTTTAGACCCAAAGAAGTGTGCGGAAATTCTAAGGAAAAGTGAAACAAGAAAACTGGAGGCATTCTTCGCAGAGGAAACAAAGCAATGA